A stretch of Macadamia integrifolia cultivar HAES 741 chromosome 7, SCU_Mint_v3, whole genome shotgun sequence DNA encodes these proteins:
- the LOC122083056 gene encoding 24-methylenesterol C-methyltransferase 2, giving the protein MDSLTLFCTVVLLAGGLYWFVCILGSAEQKGKRAVDLSGGSISREKVLDKYKQYWTFFRRPKEIETAEKVPAFVDTFYNLVTDIYEWGWGQSFHFSPSVPGKSHKEATCLHEEMAVDLLEVKPGDRILDVGCGVGGPMRAIAAHSRANVVGITINEYQVKRARMHNKKAGLDSLCEVVCGNFLEMPFPENSFDGAYSIEATCHAPKLEEVYSEIYRVLKPGSMYVSYEWVTTDKYRGEDPEHVKIVQGIERGDALPGLRRYDEVAEIAKKVGFEVVREKDLAMPPSQPWWQRLKMGRIAYWRNHVLVTLLSWVGIAPKGTVDVHEMLFETADYLTRGGETGIFTPMHMILCRKPQS; this is encoded by the coding sequence ATGGATTCTCTGACACTGTTCTGTACAGTGGTTCTTCTCGCCGGCGGTCTCTACTGGTTCGTATGCATCTTGGGCTCAGCCGAGCAGAAGGGGAAGCGTGCCGTGGATCTTTCCGGTGGTTCAATCTCTAGGGAGAAGGTTCTGGACAAGTACAAGCAGTATTGGACCTTCTTCCGCCGACCTAAGGAGATCGAGACGGCGGAGAAGGTTCCAGCCTTCGTTGATACTTTCTACAACCTTGTGACGGACATCTACGAATGGGGATGGGGACAGTCTTTCCATTTCTCCCCTTCCGTCCCTGGGAAATCTCACAAGGAAGCCACCTGCCTCCACGAAGAGATGGCCGTTGATCTGCTCGAGGTTAAACCAGGAGATCGTATCCTTGACGTCGGATGCGGCGTCGGTGGTCCTATGCGCGCTATCGCCGCCCATTCCCGAGCCAATGTGGTGGGTATCACCATCAACGAGTACCAGGTGAAGCGCGCCCGGATGCACAACAAGAAGGCAGGTCTTGATTCTCTCTGTGAGGTCGTTTGTGGAAACTTCCTGGAGATGCCCTTTCCGGAAAACAGCTTTGACGGGGCGTACTCGATCGAGGCGACCTGCCACGCCCCAAAGCTGGAGGAGGTGTACTCGGAGATCTACAGGGTGTTGAAACCAGGATCAATGTATGTGTCATACGAATGGGTTACCACTGACAAGTACAGGGGAGAGGACCCGGAGCACGTAAAGATCGTTCAGGGGATTGAGAGAGGAGATGCGCTGCCTGGGTTGAGGAGGTACGACGAGGTTGCGGAAATTGCGAAGAAGGTTGGATTCGAGGTGGTGAGGGAGAAGGATCTGGCCATGCCTCCATCCCAACCCTGGTGGCAGAGGTTGAAGATGGGGAGGATCGCTTACTGGAGGAACCACGTCTTGGTTACGTTGCTGTCGTGGGTTGGGATTGCACCGAAGGGAACCGTCGACGTCCATGAAATGCTCTTCGAGACTGCCGATTACCTGACCAGAGGTGGGGAGACCGGGATTTTCACTCCGATGCACATGATCCTCTGCAGGAAGCCCCAGTCCTAG
- the LOC122083665 gene encoding thioredoxin-like protein CDSP32, chloroplastic, with protein MATTANFLSSLPSSLSTFPKTDLSFSSSTLPIFPKPRSLKRLETTLTTQTHHHFIVKATTASDTPKVESDERVQKVHSIEEFDEALKMAKNKLVVVEYAASHSHKSSKIYPFMVDLSRTCNDVEFLLVMGDESEKTIELCKREKIDRVPHFSFYKSMEKIHEEEGIGPDQLVGDVLYYGDNHSGVVQLHCREDVETLMGEHKIDHKLIVLDVGLKHCGPCVKVYPTVIKLSRQMADTVVFARMNGDENDSCMQFLKDMDVVEVPTFLFIRDGKVCGRYVGSGRGELIGEILRYQGVRVTY; from the coding sequence ATGGCTACAACAGCAAACTTCTTGTCTAGTCtaccttcttctctttcaacCTTCCCCAAGACAGACCTTTCTTTCAGTTCCTCCACTCTCCCTATCTTCCCCAAGCCCAGATCACTAAAAAGACTAGAAACAACCCTTACTACTCAAACCCACCACCACTTCATTGTTAAGGCAACCACAGCCTCTGATACCCCCAAAGTAGAGAGTGATGAACGAGTACAGAAGGTCCATAGCATCGAAGAGTTTGATGAAGCTCTTAAAATGGCGAAAAATAAGCTCGTCGTGGTTGAATACGCCGCCAGCCATAGCCATAAAAGCAGCAAGATTTACCCTTTCATGGTGGACCTAAGCAGGACCTGCAACGATGTTGAATTCCTTCTTGTGATGGGTGATGAGTCTGAGAAGACTATAGAGCTCTGTAAGAGAGAGAAGATTGATAGAGTTCCTCACTTCAGCTTCTACAAGAGTATGGAGAAGATCCATGAAGAAGAAGGCATAGGCCCTGACCAGCTTGTAGGGGATGTGTTATATTATGGAGATAACCATTCTGGTGTGGTGCAGTTGCATTGTAGAGAAGATGTTGAGACATTGATGGGGGAACATAAGATTGATCATAAGCTGATTGTCCTTGATGTGGGGTTGAAACACTGTGGGCCCTGTGTTAAGGTGTATCCAACGGTGATTAAGCTATCTAGGCAGATGGCTGATACGGTTGTGTTCGCGAGGATGAACGGTGATGAGAATGATAGCTGCATGCAGTTTTTGAAGGACATGGATGTTGTTGAGGTGCCTACATTTTTGTTCATCAGGGATGGTAAGGTCTGTGGGAGGTACGTAGGCTCTGGTAGAGGTGAGCTTATTGGGGAAATTCTTAGATACCAGGGAGTTCGTGTCACTTATTAA